One region of Oxalobacteraceae bacterium OTU3CAMAD1 genomic DNA includes:
- a CDS encoding DUF5597 domain-containing protein codes for MLAAAGAAAAPIPELVQKDGRHALMVDGAPFVMFGGQAQNSSNYPLALNKVWAAIKDMNANTLEIPVAWEQIEQVEGKFDFSYVDTLVAEARKNKVRLVLLWFGTWKNTGANYAPEWVKFNNARFPRMLDKEGKPIYCLSPQGEETLKADKKAFVALMTHIKKIDEAHRTVIMMQVQNEVGTYGFARDYGPKAEALFNQPVPEAVLKRKKSPVALAASGTWKQVYGDYADEYFHAYSIASYIGDIAKAGRAVYNLPMYVNNAVRDPLEEPLKPWNKNFASGGPTFDVIDIYKAAAPAIDFAAPDIYNPESKKFAATLDKFQRPDNALAVPEMSNAAEYVRYAYLVLGRGAINFSPFGIDYADYSNFPLGHKATDKTMVEPYGKIYSAFRPMERQWSKWAFEGRTYGVAEGDDRATQTIAMKGWKGTISFREWQFGEREYFKEVKDLPAGTEKPNGGVAIAQIADNEFIIVGQHARVKIDHADGKPTMWARVEEGYYDPSGKWIMERNWNGDQTDYGLNLTGKPVVLKVKVGTY; via the coding sequence ATGTTGGCCGCAGCTGGCGCGGCGGCCGCGCCTATCCCCGAACTGGTGCAAAAGGATGGCCGTCACGCCTTGATGGTGGACGGCGCGCCTTTTGTCATGTTCGGGGGGCAGGCGCAGAACTCGAGTAACTATCCGCTTGCACTGAACAAGGTGTGGGCGGCGATCAAGGACATGAACGCCAACACCCTCGAGATCCCGGTCGCATGGGAACAGATCGAGCAGGTGGAAGGCAAGTTCGATTTCAGTTACGTCGATACCCTCGTGGCCGAGGCGCGGAAGAATAAGGTGCGCCTGGTGCTGCTGTGGTTCGGCACCTGGAAAAACACCGGCGCCAATTACGCGCCGGAGTGGGTCAAGTTCAACAACGCCCGCTTCCCGCGCATGCTGGACAAGGAAGGCAAGCCGATTTACTGCCTGTCGCCGCAAGGCGAAGAGACGCTAAAGGCCGACAAGAAGGCGTTCGTCGCGCTGATGACGCACATCAAAAAGATCGACGAGGCGCACCGCACCGTCATCATGATGCAGGTCCAGAATGAAGTGGGCACCTATGGCTTCGCGCGCGACTACGGTCCCAAGGCCGAGGCGCTGTTCAACCAGCCGGTGCCCGAAGCGGTATTGAAACGTAAGAAATCGCCGGTGGCGCTGGCCGCCAGCGGCACCTGGAAGCAGGTTTACGGCGACTACGCCGACGAGTACTTCCACGCGTATTCGATCGCGAGCTACATCGGCGACATTGCAAAGGCGGGCCGCGCGGTCTACAACCTGCCGATGTACGTCAACAACGCCGTGCGCGATCCGCTGGAAGAACCGCTCAAGCCGTGGAACAAGAACTTCGCCAGCGGCGGCCCGACCTTCGACGTGATCGACATTTATAAAGCGGCGGCGCCGGCGATCGATTTCGCCGCGCCCGATATCTACAACCCGGAATCGAAGAAGTTCGCCGCCACGCTCGACAAGTTCCAGCGTCCGGACAATGCGCTGGCCGTGCCGGAGATGAGCAACGCCGCCGAGTACGTGCGCTACGCTTACCTGGTGCTTGGCCGCGGCGCGATCAACTTCTCGCCGTTCGGCATCGACTACGCGGACTACAGCAATTTCCCGCTCGGTCACAAGGCCACCGACAAGACCATGGTCGAGCCGTATGGCAAAATCTATTCGGCCTTCCGGCCGATGGAGCGCCAGTGGTCCAAGTGGGCCTTCGAGGGCCGCACCTACGGCGTGGCCGAGGGCGACGACCGCGCGACGCAGACCATCGCGATGAAGGGTTGGAAGGGCACGATCTCGTTCCGCGAATGGCAGTTCGGCGAACGTGAGTATTTCAAGGAAGTGAAGGACCTGCCGGCCGGCACCGAGAAGCCCAACGGTGGCGTGGCGATCGCACAGATCGCCGACAATGAGTTCATCATCGTCGGCCAGCATGCGCGCGTAAAGATCGACCACGCGGACGGCAAACCAACCATGTGGGCGCGCGTCGAGGAAGGGTATTATGATCCATCCGGTAAATGGATCATGGAACGCAACTGGAATGGCGACCAGACGGACTACGGCCTCAATCTGACCGGCAAGCCGGTGGTGTTGAAGGTCAAAGTCGGTACGTACTGA
- a CDS encoding TonB-dependent receptor — translation MKQFKKTAIALGLAQMAMMASGASHAQTAQAPAAQSDTPAPAAAPVAVVITGQRAALQSAQKIKQNADEVVDSISADDIGKLPDRSVTEVLQRVSGVTIDRAMSRADPDHFSVEGSGVSVRGLSYVRSELNGRDSFSANGGRSLNFEDVPPELMAGVDIYKNPSAEQVEGAIGGLINLRTAMPFDYKGFKASISGSETYSELRKGKASPSGSGMVSNRWKTPFGEVGALIDLAYSESATRTDAIQVEPYYPRNDIEPGRTVYVPKGAQWRSLNFDRTREGAYGALQWKPNSEITTGLTYFKSKYKMTWDEQAIFAQSSPYNIQVANGKYADNGTFISGTLSDPADGGINFNNDTRTAWRKSDTTDVSWNMRWRPNDRWTITTDLQRIRANTESVDSTVATGLRMPKEQLDLSGSLPNIIFDAADRANLANPNNYYWAFTMEHLDRAKADSDAGKIDLKYDFDHPIFRDIKFGARMTNRDSITENSNPSYNWAAVTQPWQGEISGLAYLGDPRFSGNTSTHAFDNFFNGKMSVPAVVFPNSSLSQGYPSSYATLHSYHDILCAEKNATLAAAGQQTNTCTPWKAATFGGDPAGRNSQSEKTKALYTQTRFGFDDLKFPIDGNVGLRYVKTDSTASGYTVFNSTAPSNPAIPVFNSFSRADTFENSYHNWLPSLNLRMKASDTLQFRFAYAGAMSRPDPSQLQGYTTLSQSADVAANGTVNSITYSGEAKGNPNLRPITAKQLDLTAEWYFSPVGSFTLAVFNKRLKDVIVNQTTAFQLTDVTGRGYNFITTAPVNGAKGRARGFELAYQQYFDKLPGAWSGLGLQGNFTFVDSERTLYNGVFQQYCTGSGGGAANLNLNLNGCDTNGTTFGNLPLENLSRRSYNIALMYDKGPWSARLAYNWRSKSLQAVNVNGTQGTDGTDTNPASATFGQRNVAWGLPTWADDYGQADASVSYKINERIQIGLEAQNITDSKYKVLMQQNIGMMGRAWFSSGPRYTARVSYNFD, via the coding sequence ATGAAACAGTTTAAAAAGACAGCGATCGCACTGGGCCTGGCCCAGATGGCGATGATGGCCAGCGGTGCTTCGCACGCGCAGACCGCCCAGGCTCCGGCCGCACAATCCGACACTCCGGCGCCAGCCGCGGCGCCGGTGGCCGTGGTCATCACCGGCCAGCGCGCGGCGCTGCAGTCGGCCCAGAAAATCAAACAGAACGCCGACGAGGTGGTCGACTCGATCTCCGCCGACGATATCGGCAAGCTGCCGGACCGCTCGGTCACCGAGGTGCTGCAGCGCGTCTCCGGCGTGACCATCGACCGCGCCATGTCGCGCGCCGACCCGGATCACTTCTCGGTCGAAGGCTCGGGCGTGTCCGTGCGTGGCTTGAGCTACGTGCGCTCGGAACTCAATGGCCGCGATTCGTTTTCCGCCAACGGTGGCCGCTCGCTCAACTTCGAAGACGTGCCGCCAGAGCTGATGGCCGGCGTCGACATCTACAAGAACCCGTCGGCGGAACAGGTGGAGGGCGCCATCGGTGGCCTGATCAACCTGCGCACCGCGATGCCGTTCGATTACAAGGGCTTCAAGGCCTCCATCAGCGGCTCGGAGACCTACTCCGAACTGCGCAAGGGCAAAGCATCGCCATCGGGTTCGGGCATGGTCTCGAACCGCTGGAAAACCCCGTTCGGTGAAGTCGGCGCCCTGATCGACCTGGCCTACTCGGAATCTGCCACCCGCACCGACGCGATCCAGGTCGAGCCGTACTACCCGCGCAACGACATCGAGCCTGGCCGCACCGTCTACGTGCCGAAGGGCGCGCAATGGCGTTCGCTGAACTTCGACCGCACCCGCGAAGGCGCGTACGGCGCGTTGCAGTGGAAGCCGAACAGCGAGATCACCACCGGCCTGACCTACTTCAAATCGAAGTACAAGATGACCTGGGACGAGCAGGCGATCTTCGCCCAGTCGAGCCCTTACAACATCCAGGTCGCGAACGGCAAGTACGCCGACAACGGCACCTTCATCAGCGGCACGCTGAGCGATCCGGCCGACGGCGGCATCAACTTCAACAATGACACCCGTACCGCGTGGCGCAAGTCCGACACCACCGACGTGTCGTGGAACATGCGCTGGCGCCCGAACGATCGCTGGACCATCACCACCGATCTGCAGCGCATCCGCGCCAACACCGAGAGCGTCGATTCGACTGTGGCCACCGGCCTGAGAATGCCGAAGGAACAGCTGGACCTGTCGGGCAGCCTGCCGAACATCATCTTCGACGCAGCCGACCGCGCCAACCTGGCCAATCCGAACAACTACTACTGGGCGTTCACGATGGAGCACCTGGATCGCGCCAAGGCCGATTCGGATGCGGGCAAAATCGATCTGAAATACGACTTCGACCACCCGATCTTCCGCGACATCAAGTTCGGTGCGCGCATGACCAACCGTGATTCGATCACCGAGAACTCCAACCCGAGCTACAACTGGGCCGCCGTCACCCAGCCATGGCAGGGCGAGATCAGTGGTCTGGCCTACCTGGGCGATCCGCGTTTCTCGGGCAATACCTCGACCCACGCCTTCGATAACTTCTTCAACGGTAAAATGAGCGTGCCGGCCGTGGTGTTCCCGAACTCCTCGCTGTCGCAGGGCTACCCATCGAGCTACGCCACGCTGCACTCCTACCACGATATCCTGTGCGCAGAGAAGAACGCCACGCTGGCCGCCGCCGGCCAGCAGACCAACACCTGCACGCCATGGAAGGCAGCCACCTTCGGCGGCGACCCGGCCGGTCGCAACTCGCAAAGCGAGAAGACCAAGGCGCTGTACACGCAAACCCGCTTCGGCTTCGACGACCTGAAGTTCCCGATCGACGGTAACGTCGGCCTGCGCTATGTGAAGACCGATTCCACCGCCAGCGGCTACACGGTGTTCAACTCGACCGCGCCTAGCAACCCGGCGATCCCGGTGTTCAATAGCTTCTCCCGCGCGGACACCTTCGAGAACTCGTACCACAACTGGCTGCCTAGCCTGAACCTGCGGATGAAAGCCAGCGACACGCTGCAGTTCCGCTTCGCCTACGCCGGCGCGATGTCGCGTCCGGACCCGTCGCAGCTGCAGGGTTACACGACCTTGAGCCAGAGCGCCGACGTCGCCGCCAACGGCACCGTCAACAGCATCACCTACTCCGGTGAAGCCAAGGGCAATCCGAACCTGCGTCCGATCACCGCCAAGCAGCTCGACCTGACCGCCGAGTGGTACTTCTCGCCGGTTGGTTCGTTCACCCTGGCCGTGTTCAACAAGCGCCTGAAGGACGTCATCGTCAACCAGACCACCGCGTTCCAGCTGACCGATGTCACCGGACGGGGATACAACTTCATCACCACCGCACCGGTCAACGGCGCCAAGGGCCGCGCACGTGGTTTCGAGCTGGCTTACCAGCAGTACTTCGACAAGTTGCCTGGCGCCTGGTCGGGCCTTGGCCTGCAGGGTAACTTCACCTTCGTCGACAGCGAGCGCACCCTGTACAACGGCGTGTTCCAGCAGTACTGCACCGGCAGCGGCGGTGGCGCGGCCAACCTGAACCTGAACCTGAACGGTTGCGACACCAACGGCACCACCTTCGGCAATCTGCCGCTGGAAAACCTGTCCCGTCGTTCGTACAACATCGCCCTGATGTACGACAAGGGTCCATGGTCGGCGCGCCTGGCCTACAACTGGCGTTCGAAGAGCCTGCAGGCGGTCAACGTGAACGGCACCCAGGGTACCGACGGCACGGACACCAATCCGGCCAGCGCCACCTTCGGCCAGCGTAACGTCGCCTGGGGTCTGCCGACTTGGGCGGACGACTACGGCCAGGCCGATGCCTCCGTGTCGTACAAGATCAACGAGCGTATTCAGATCGGTCTGGAAGCCCAGAACATCACCGACTCCAAGTACAAGGTCCTGATGCAGCAAAACATCGGTATGATGGGCCGCGCATGGTTCTCGTCGGGCCCGCGCTACACCGCTCGCGTGAGCTACAACTTCGACTAA
- the gguB gene encoding sugar ABC transporter permease, protein MKTLNLKQLFTQYKILALLIAIAIIWAFFSWKTEGGFISPRNLSNLMRQMAVTGIVACGMAFVIIAGEIDLSVGSLLGLLGGVAAVLDVTHHMPLPATVAVVLACGLVLGLFNGYLTAYKHIPSFIVGLGGMLAYRGIVLGVTDGVTVAPVSEPLVHLGQGYLSPQMGVVLGIGLFILGAVLTWRQRVSLARHGLPVPPMWRDGLRLAAIGVVLFAFVRTLNSYEGIPLPVLLLLALLGIFSYVATQTVFGRRIYAVGSNMEATRLSGVNVQAVKLWIFGIMGLMCALAGLINTARLAAGSPSAGTSGELDAIAACFIGGTSMRGGSGTVYGALIGALVMASLDNGMSMLDVDTYWQMIVKGCILTLAVWVDVATRSGRR, encoded by the coding sequence ATGAAAACCTTAAATCTCAAACAGCTCTTCACGCAGTACAAGATCCTGGCGCTGCTGATCGCCATCGCCATCATCTGGGCCTTCTTCAGCTGGAAGACGGAGGGCGGCTTCATCTCGCCGCGCAACCTGTCGAACCTGATGCGCCAGATGGCCGTCACCGGCATCGTCGCCTGCGGCATGGCTTTCGTCATCATCGCCGGCGAGATCGACCTGTCGGTCGGCTCGCTGCTCGGCCTTCTGGGCGGGGTGGCGGCGGTGCTCGACGTCACGCACCACATGCCCCTGCCAGCCACCGTCGCGGTGGTGCTGGCCTGTGGCCTGGTGCTTGGCCTGTTCAACGGCTATCTGACGGCATATAAACATATACCGTCCTTCATCGTGGGCCTGGGCGGCATGCTGGCCTACCGCGGCATCGTGCTGGGCGTGACCGACGGCGTGACGGTGGCGCCGGTGTCCGAGCCGCTGGTGCACCTGGGCCAGGGCTACCTGTCGCCGCAAATGGGCGTGGTGCTGGGCATTGGCCTGTTCATCCTGGGCGCGGTGCTGACCTGGCGTCAGCGCGTCAGCCTGGCCCGCCACGGCCTGCCGGTGCCGCCGATGTGGCGCGACGGTTTGCGCCTTGCGGCAATCGGCGTGGTGCTGTTCGCTTTCGTGCGCACCTTGAACAGCTACGAGGGCATTCCGCTGCCGGTGCTGTTGTTGCTGGCGCTGCTGGGTATCTTTAGCTATGTCGCCACGCAGACCGTGTTCGGCCGCCGTATCTACGCGGTGGGCAGCAACATGGAGGCGACCCGTCTTTCCGGCGTCAACGTGCAGGCGGTGAAGCTGTGGATCTTCGGGATCATGGGCTTGATGTGCGCACTCGCCGGCTTGATCAACACGGCCCGTCTGGCGGCCGGTTCGCCGTCGGCCGGCACCTCGGGCGAACTCGATGCGATCGCGGCCTGCTTCATCGGCGGCACCTCGATGCGCGGCGGCTCGGGCACCGTGTACGGCGCCTTGATCGGCGCGCTGGTGATGGCCAGCCTGGATAACGGCATGTCGATGCTGGACGTCGACACCTACTGGCAGATGATCGTCAAGGGCTGCATTCTGACGTTGGCGGTGTGGGTCGATGTGGCGACGCGCTCGGGCCGCCGTTGA